Proteins from a genomic interval of Daphnia pulex isolate KAP4 chromosome 4, ASM2113471v1:
- the LOC124192421 gene encoding barrier-to-autointegration factor-like, producing MSSTSQKHRNFVAEPMGEKAVTDLAGIGGVLGDRLEKKGFDKASVVLGQFLVLKKNKELFVDWLKDTAGANAKQAGDCHQCLSDWCDEFL from the exons ATGTCGTCCACCTCACAGAAGCATCGTAACTTTGTAGCTGAGCCTATGGGAGAAAAAGCTGTTACAGATCTTGCTGGTATTGGAGGAGTGCTAGGAGATCGTTTAGAAAAGAAAGGCTTTgataag GCATCTGTTGTATTGGGACAATTCCTGGTCTTAAAGAAGAACAAAGAGCTTTTCGTGGATTGGCTCAAAGACACAGCTGGAGCCAACGCCAAACAAGCAGGAGATTGTCACCAATGTTTGTCAGATTGGTGTGATGAGTTTTTGTAA
- the LOC124192417 gene encoding striatin-like isoform X2 has product MKIPESGTMEDGPNSAPHNGQLGPSGVGTSSSSVKVNNSDDNNPRLQYSIPGILHFIQHEWARFEMERSQWEVERAELQARIAFLQGERKGQENLKNDLVRRIKMLEYALKQERAKYHKLKYGTELQQGDVKPPIFEDGIGGEPVDGESIFITNSNVNWRQGRQLLRQYLQEIGYTDTIIDVRSNRVRSLLGLNPAGAAAEKEEQTGGGAINGGASNSGVSGSSGSSAGAGSSPGDPSGNSKRLSETQGRRAPAKKVPPASLAEAMIMDTEAAVMANFDFLAQEGVGVEVDDEDDMSDEMEDNTDDDADDTANASNAATSKRNKMKAKNLRDDVDAETEEVLNEFSFLGSDTDDASHELRVQTDTTDWDRGRLTTSDEDSEWSMDPLHISQLKELYRRDRAKNKRGNVSRFSGGNSGSVPRRPVVPAPVTGPTPVGIGVGGEAAHLGGLAGLSSSDDEGVDGHLGLGELAQLTVNNEAEVSYDISVNKESFRKTWNAKYTLRSHFDGVRALAFHPVEPVLVTASEDCTLKLWNLQKTIPAKKSASLDVEPVYTFRGHTGPVLCLAMSSTGEQCFSGGLDGSLQCWNIPGSNIDPYDSYDPSVLSNSLLGHTDAVWGLSLHSQKLHLLSSSADGSVRLWNPQSKSPLLSVFTSESDGIPTSVDFVRDDPNRMVTSYNSAACILFDLETGQPVTRLDTDKGVEDSVFGRQINRVISHPTLPLTITAHEDRHIRFYDNNTGKLAHAMVAHLDAVTCLAVDPNGLYLLSGSHDCSIRLWNLENKTCVQEITSHRKKFDESIFDVAFHPSKPFIASAGADALAKVFV; this is encoded by the exons ATGAAAATCCCGGAATCCGGAACGATGGAAGACGGGCCCAATTCTGCACCGCATAATGGCCAGTTGGGACCTTCTGGTGTGGGCACAAGTTCGTCCAGTGTCAAAGTCAATAATAGCGACGACAACAATCCAAGGTTACAGTACTCGATCCCGGGCATCCTCCACTTCATCCAGCACGAATGGGCTCGTTTCGAAATGGAGCGTTCACAGTGGGAGGTGGAACGAGCAGAATTACAG GCTCGGATAGCGTTTCTGCAGGGAGAACGGAAAGGGcaagaaaatttgaagaatGATCTAGTCCGGCGGATTAAAATGCTGGAGTACGCCTTGAAACAGGAgag GGCCAAGTACCACAAACTCAAATATGGGACGGAGCTTCAACAAGGCGACGTTAAGCCACCCATCTTCGAAGACGGCATTGGCGGCGAACCTGTCGATGGCGAATCCATCTTTATCACTAACAGCAATGTGAACTGGAGACAAGGGCGACAACTGTTGCGCCA GTACCTCCAAGAAATTGGTTACACCGACACAATCATTGATGTTCGGTCTAACCGCGTTCGCTCTTTGTTGGGTTTGAACCCGGCTGGAGCCGCGGCTGAAAAAGAGGAGCAAACGGGCGGAGGGGCCATCAACGGAGGAGCTAGTAACAGTGGTGTTAGCGGAAGCAGTGGAAGCTCTGCTGGCGCCGGATCCAGTCCTGGTGATCCGAGCGGCAACAGTAAGCGGCTGAGCGAGACGCAAGGCCGTCGAGCTCCGGCAAAGAAGGTGCCTCCCGCCTCGTTGGCCGAAGCCATGATCATGGATACAGAGGCAGCCGTCATGGCTAACTTCGACTTTCTGGCCCAAGAAGGAGTCGGTGTCGAAGtagacgacgaagacgacatGAGCGATGAGATGGAAGACAACACGGACGATGATGCTGACGACACCGCCAACGCATCGAACGCAGCAACttccaaacgaaacaaaatgaaagccAAA AACCTCCGTGACGACGTGGATGCCGAGACGGAGGAAGTACTCAACGAGTTCAGCTTTCTTGGTAGCGATACCGATGACGCCTCGCACGAGTTGCGAGTTCAAACTGATACCACCGACTGGG ATCGGGGCCGATTAACGACTTCGGATGAAGACTCGGAATGGTCGATGGACCCGTTGCACATCTCTCAACTTAAAGAGCTATACCGACGGGATCgtgccaaaaacaaaagggggaacgTATCGC GATTCAGCGGCGGTAACAGCGGCAGTGTTCCCCGGCGCCCTGTTGTCCCTGCTCCAGTGACTGGACCAACTCCAGTCGGCATTGGAGTTGGAGGTGAAGCGGCACATTTGGGTGGTCTGGCTGGTCTGTCCTCTTCAGACGACGAAGGTGTCGATGGTCATCTGGGCTTGGGCGAACTGGCTCAATTGACTGTCAATAACGAAGCAGAAGTCAGCTATGAT ATATCGGTGAACAAGGAATCGTTCCGGAAGACATGGAATGCCAAGTATACTCTACGTAGCCACTTTGACGGTGTGCGGGCGCTTGCTTTCCACCCCGTCGAGCCCGTTTTGGTCACTGCCAGCGAGGATTGCACTCTCAAGCTATGGAACCTCCAGAAAACCATTCCGGCCAAAAA GTCAGCTTCCCTGGATGTAGAGCCTGTTTATACGTTCCGAGGTCACACTGGACCCGTACTTTGTTTAGCAATGAGTTCGACGGGTGAGCAGTGTTTCAGCGGTGGTCTCGACGGTTCTTTACAGTGCTGGAATATCCCCGGGTCAAATATTGATCCTTACGATTCGTATG ATCCAAGTGTATTGAGCAACTCATTGCTGGGACACACGGACGCCGTTTGGGGTTTAAGTTTGCACAGCCAGAAGCTACATCTCCTTTCGTCCTCGGCCGATGGCAGCGTCCGTTTATGGAATCCTCAATCTAAATCCCCTCTCCTCTCAGTTTTTACCTCTGAATCAG ATGGAATACCAACCTCTGTGGATTTTGTCCGTGACGATCCTAACCGAATGGTCACTTCCTACAACTCGGCCGCTTGTATCCTCTTCGACCTAGAAACGGGTCAACCAGTCACTCGGCTCGACACAGATAAG GGAGTGGAGGATTCAGTGTTTGGACGGCAGATCAATCGTGTTATTTCACATCCTACACTTCCGTTGACCATAACAGCCCACGAAGATCGACATATCCGCTTTTACGACAACAACACAGGGAAGCTCGCACACGCAATGGTTGCTCACTTGGACGCTGTCACTTGTTTGGCCGTCGATCCAAATGGGCTTTACCTACTCTCCGGAA GTCACGACTGTAGCATTCGACTTTGGAATTTGGAGAACAAGACATGCGTTCAAGAGATCACGTCGCACCGTAAAAAGTTTGACGAGTCTATTTTCGACGTTGCTTTCCATCCGAGCAAGCCGTTCATAGCCTCGGCTGGAGCCGACGCCCTGGCCAAAGTCTTTGTTTAG
- the LOC124192417 gene encoding striatin-3-like isoform X3, giving the protein MKIPESGTMEDGPNSAPHNGQLGPSGVGTSSSSVKVNNSDDNNPRLQYSIPGILHFIQHEWARFEMERSQWEVERAELQARIAFLQGERKGQENLKNDLVRRIKMLEYALKQERAKYHKLKYGTELQQGDVKPPIFEDGIGGEPVDGESIFITNSNVNWRQGRQLLRQYLQEIGYTDTIIDVRSNRVRSLLGLNPAGAAAEKEEQTGGGAINGGASNSGVSGSSGSSAGAGSSPGDPSGNSKRLSETQGRRAPAKKVPPASLAEAMIMDTEAAVMANFDFLAQEGVGVEVDDEDDMSDEMEDNTDDDADDTANASNAATSKRNKMKAKNLRDDVDAETEEVLNEFSFLGSDTDDASHELRVQTDTTDWGFSGGNSGSVPRRPVVPAPVTGPTPVGIGVGGEAAHLGGLAGLSSSDDEGVDGHLGLGELAQLTVNNEAEVSYDISVNKESFRKTWNAKYTLRSHFDGVRALAFHPVEPVLVTASEDCTLKLWNLQKTIPAKKSASLDVEPVYTFRGHTGPVLCLAMSSTGEQCFSGGLDGSLQCWNIPGSNIDPYDSYDPSVLSNSLLGHTDAVWGLSLHSQKLHLLSSSADGSVRLWNPQSKSPLLSVFTSESDGIPTSVDFVRDDPNRMVTSYNSAACILFDLETGQPVTRLDTDKGVEDSVFGRQINRVISHPTLPLTITAHEDRHIRFYDNNTGKLAHAMVAHLDAVTCLAVDPNGLYLLSGSHDCSIRLWNLENKTCVQEITSHRKKFDESIFDVAFHPSKPFIASAGADALAKVFV; this is encoded by the exons ATGAAAATCCCGGAATCCGGAACGATGGAAGACGGGCCCAATTCTGCACCGCATAATGGCCAGTTGGGACCTTCTGGTGTGGGCACAAGTTCGTCCAGTGTCAAAGTCAATAATAGCGACGACAACAATCCAAGGTTACAGTACTCGATCCCGGGCATCCTCCACTTCATCCAGCACGAATGGGCTCGTTTCGAAATGGAGCGTTCACAGTGGGAGGTGGAACGAGCAGAATTACAG GCTCGGATAGCGTTTCTGCAGGGAGAACGGAAAGGGcaagaaaatttgaagaatGATCTAGTCCGGCGGATTAAAATGCTGGAGTACGCCTTGAAACAGGAgag GGCCAAGTACCACAAACTCAAATATGGGACGGAGCTTCAACAAGGCGACGTTAAGCCACCCATCTTCGAAGACGGCATTGGCGGCGAACCTGTCGATGGCGAATCCATCTTTATCACTAACAGCAATGTGAACTGGAGACAAGGGCGACAACTGTTGCGCCA GTACCTCCAAGAAATTGGTTACACCGACACAATCATTGATGTTCGGTCTAACCGCGTTCGCTCTTTGTTGGGTTTGAACCCGGCTGGAGCCGCGGCTGAAAAAGAGGAGCAAACGGGCGGAGGGGCCATCAACGGAGGAGCTAGTAACAGTGGTGTTAGCGGAAGCAGTGGAAGCTCTGCTGGCGCCGGATCCAGTCCTGGTGATCCGAGCGGCAACAGTAAGCGGCTGAGCGAGACGCAAGGCCGTCGAGCTCCGGCAAAGAAGGTGCCTCCCGCCTCGTTGGCCGAAGCCATGATCATGGATACAGAGGCAGCCGTCATGGCTAACTTCGACTTTCTGGCCCAAGAAGGAGTCGGTGTCGAAGtagacgacgaagacgacatGAGCGATGAGATGGAAGACAACACGGACGATGATGCTGACGACACCGCCAACGCATCGAACGCAGCAACttccaaacgaaacaaaatgaaagccAAA AACCTCCGTGACGACGTGGATGCCGAGACGGAGGAAGTACTCAACGAGTTCAGCTTTCTTGGTAGCGATACCGATGACGCCTCGCACGAGTTGCGAGTTCAAACTGATACCACCGACTGGG GATTCAGCGGCGGTAACAGCGGCAGTGTTCCCCGGCGCCCTGTTGTCCCTGCTCCAGTGACTGGACCAACTCCAGTCGGCATTGGAGTTGGAGGTGAAGCGGCACATTTGGGTGGTCTGGCTGGTCTGTCCTCTTCAGACGACGAAGGTGTCGATGGTCATCTGGGCTTGGGCGAACTGGCTCAATTGACTGTCAATAACGAAGCAGAAGTCAGCTATGAT ATATCGGTGAACAAGGAATCGTTCCGGAAGACATGGAATGCCAAGTATACTCTACGTAGCCACTTTGACGGTGTGCGGGCGCTTGCTTTCCACCCCGTCGAGCCCGTTTTGGTCACTGCCAGCGAGGATTGCACTCTCAAGCTATGGAACCTCCAGAAAACCATTCCGGCCAAAAA GTCAGCTTCCCTGGATGTAGAGCCTGTTTATACGTTCCGAGGTCACACTGGACCCGTACTTTGTTTAGCAATGAGTTCGACGGGTGAGCAGTGTTTCAGCGGTGGTCTCGACGGTTCTTTACAGTGCTGGAATATCCCCGGGTCAAATATTGATCCTTACGATTCGTATG ATCCAAGTGTATTGAGCAACTCATTGCTGGGACACACGGACGCCGTTTGGGGTTTAAGTTTGCACAGCCAGAAGCTACATCTCCTTTCGTCCTCGGCCGATGGCAGCGTCCGTTTATGGAATCCTCAATCTAAATCCCCTCTCCTCTCAGTTTTTACCTCTGAATCAG ATGGAATACCAACCTCTGTGGATTTTGTCCGTGACGATCCTAACCGAATGGTCACTTCCTACAACTCGGCCGCTTGTATCCTCTTCGACCTAGAAACGGGTCAACCAGTCACTCGGCTCGACACAGATAAG GGAGTGGAGGATTCAGTGTTTGGACGGCAGATCAATCGTGTTATTTCACATCCTACACTTCCGTTGACCATAACAGCCCACGAAGATCGACATATCCGCTTTTACGACAACAACACAGGGAAGCTCGCACACGCAATGGTTGCTCACTTGGACGCTGTCACTTGTTTGGCCGTCGATCCAAATGGGCTTTACCTACTCTCCGGAA GTCACGACTGTAGCATTCGACTTTGGAATTTGGAGAACAAGACATGCGTTCAAGAGATCACGTCGCACCGTAAAAAGTTTGACGAGTCTATTTTCGACGTTGCTTTCCATCCGAGCAAGCCGTTCATAGCCTCGGCTGGAGCCGACGCCCTGGCCAAAGTCTTTGTTTAG
- the LOC124192420 gene encoding uncharacterized protein LOC124192420 yields MFRFCAISNLNGEVKFSHYFESVLCAVTNLERDVVQECLKTGEKEGQLKRSDCFAVYKREGLLCIVIGAVPSANANIASDLLHAFAFILTHHLKTKTEMQTVHNKEIIHKILGEMVHGSVLETRISHITALHDFQAREGDDN; encoded by the exons ATGTTTCGATTTTGTGCTATTTCCAATCTTAATGGAGAGGTGAAATTTTCACATTATTTTGAGTCTGTTCTGTGTGCGGTAACCAACTTAGAGAGGGATGTAGTACAGGAATGCTTAAAAACAGGAGAAAAAGAG GGGCAATTAAAGAGATCTGATTGCTTCGCTGTTTACAAACGAGAAGGTTTGCTGTGTATTGTTATTGGTGCGGTTCCTTCGGCCAACGCAAACATTGCTTCCGATCTGCTACATGCTTTCGCATTTATCCTCACACACCACCTGAAGACCAAA ACAGAGATGCAAACAGTCCACAACAAGGAAATAATTCACAAGATTTTAGGAGAGATGGTCCATGGAAGTGTACTGGAGACACGAATTTCTCACATCACAGCTCTTCACGACTTCCAAGCTCGGGAAGGCGATGACAATTAA
- the LOC124192417 gene encoding striatin-like isoform X1 — protein MKIPESGTMEDGPNSAPHNGQLGPSGVGTSSSSVKVNNSDDNNPRLQYSIPGILHFIQHEWARFEMERSQWEVERAELQARIAFLQGERKGQENLKNDLVRRIKMLEYALKQERAKYHKLKYGTELQQGDVKPPIFEDGIGGEPVDGESIFITNSNVNWRQGRQLLRQYLQEIGYTDTIIDVRSNRVRSLLGLNPAGAAAEKEEQTGGGAINGGASNSGVSGSSGSSAGAGSSPGDPSGNSKRLSETQGRRAPAKKVPPASLAEAMIMDTEAAVMANFDFLAQEGVGVEVDDEDDMSDEMEDNTDDDADDTANASNAATSKRNKMKAKNLRDDVDAETEEVLNEFSFLGSDTDDASHELRVQTDTTDWDRGRLTTSDEDSEWSMDPLHISQLKELYRRDRAKNKRGNVSRPKRSALQDILRNMGSTEEYGDPYSFFDSSSSTSPSATADSGFSGGNSGSVPRRPVVPAPVTGPTPVGIGVGGEAAHLGGLAGLSSSDDEGVDGHLGLGELAQLTVNNEAEVSYDISVNKESFRKTWNAKYTLRSHFDGVRALAFHPVEPVLVTASEDCTLKLWNLQKTIPAKKSASLDVEPVYTFRGHTGPVLCLAMSSTGEQCFSGGLDGSLQCWNIPGSNIDPYDSYDPSVLSNSLLGHTDAVWGLSLHSQKLHLLSSSADGSVRLWNPQSKSPLLSVFTSESDGIPTSVDFVRDDPNRMVTSYNSAACILFDLETGQPVTRLDTDKGVEDSVFGRQINRVISHPTLPLTITAHEDRHIRFYDNNTGKLAHAMVAHLDAVTCLAVDPNGLYLLSGSHDCSIRLWNLENKTCVQEITSHRKKFDESIFDVAFHPSKPFIASAGADALAKVFV, from the exons ATGAAAATCCCGGAATCCGGAACGATGGAAGACGGGCCCAATTCTGCACCGCATAATGGCCAGTTGGGACCTTCTGGTGTGGGCACAAGTTCGTCCAGTGTCAAAGTCAATAATAGCGACGACAACAATCCAAGGTTACAGTACTCGATCCCGGGCATCCTCCACTTCATCCAGCACGAATGGGCTCGTTTCGAAATGGAGCGTTCACAGTGGGAGGTGGAACGAGCAGAATTACAG GCTCGGATAGCGTTTCTGCAGGGAGAACGGAAAGGGcaagaaaatttgaagaatGATCTAGTCCGGCGGATTAAAATGCTGGAGTACGCCTTGAAACAGGAgag GGCCAAGTACCACAAACTCAAATATGGGACGGAGCTTCAACAAGGCGACGTTAAGCCACCCATCTTCGAAGACGGCATTGGCGGCGAACCTGTCGATGGCGAATCCATCTTTATCACTAACAGCAATGTGAACTGGAGACAAGGGCGACAACTGTTGCGCCA GTACCTCCAAGAAATTGGTTACACCGACACAATCATTGATGTTCGGTCTAACCGCGTTCGCTCTTTGTTGGGTTTGAACCCGGCTGGAGCCGCGGCTGAAAAAGAGGAGCAAACGGGCGGAGGGGCCATCAACGGAGGAGCTAGTAACAGTGGTGTTAGCGGAAGCAGTGGAAGCTCTGCTGGCGCCGGATCCAGTCCTGGTGATCCGAGCGGCAACAGTAAGCGGCTGAGCGAGACGCAAGGCCGTCGAGCTCCGGCAAAGAAGGTGCCTCCCGCCTCGTTGGCCGAAGCCATGATCATGGATACAGAGGCAGCCGTCATGGCTAACTTCGACTTTCTGGCCCAAGAAGGAGTCGGTGTCGAAGtagacgacgaagacgacatGAGCGATGAGATGGAAGACAACACGGACGATGATGCTGACGACACCGCCAACGCATCGAACGCAGCAACttccaaacgaaacaaaatgaaagccAAA AACCTCCGTGACGACGTGGATGCCGAGACGGAGGAAGTACTCAACGAGTTCAGCTTTCTTGGTAGCGATACCGATGACGCCTCGCACGAGTTGCGAGTTCAAACTGATACCACCGACTGGG ATCGGGGCCGATTAACGACTTCGGATGAAGACTCGGAATGGTCGATGGACCCGTTGCACATCTCTCAACTTAAAGAGCTATACCGACGGGATCgtgccaaaaacaaaagggggaacgTATCGC GTCCCAAGCGATCCGCATTGCAAGACATACTGAGGAATATGGGCTCGACAGAGGAGTATGGCGATCCATACTCCTTTTtcgattcttcttcctccacaTCCCCTTCTGCAACAGCCGATTCAG GATTCAGCGGCGGTAACAGCGGCAGTGTTCCCCGGCGCCCTGTTGTCCCTGCTCCAGTGACTGGACCAACTCCAGTCGGCATTGGAGTTGGAGGTGAAGCGGCACATTTGGGTGGTCTGGCTGGTCTGTCCTCTTCAGACGACGAAGGTGTCGATGGTCATCTGGGCTTGGGCGAACTGGCTCAATTGACTGTCAATAACGAAGCAGAAGTCAGCTATGAT ATATCGGTGAACAAGGAATCGTTCCGGAAGACATGGAATGCCAAGTATACTCTACGTAGCCACTTTGACGGTGTGCGGGCGCTTGCTTTCCACCCCGTCGAGCCCGTTTTGGTCACTGCCAGCGAGGATTGCACTCTCAAGCTATGGAACCTCCAGAAAACCATTCCGGCCAAAAA GTCAGCTTCCCTGGATGTAGAGCCTGTTTATACGTTCCGAGGTCACACTGGACCCGTACTTTGTTTAGCAATGAGTTCGACGGGTGAGCAGTGTTTCAGCGGTGGTCTCGACGGTTCTTTACAGTGCTGGAATATCCCCGGGTCAAATATTGATCCTTACGATTCGTATG ATCCAAGTGTATTGAGCAACTCATTGCTGGGACACACGGACGCCGTTTGGGGTTTAAGTTTGCACAGCCAGAAGCTACATCTCCTTTCGTCCTCGGCCGATGGCAGCGTCCGTTTATGGAATCCTCAATCTAAATCCCCTCTCCTCTCAGTTTTTACCTCTGAATCAG ATGGAATACCAACCTCTGTGGATTTTGTCCGTGACGATCCTAACCGAATGGTCACTTCCTACAACTCGGCCGCTTGTATCCTCTTCGACCTAGAAACGGGTCAACCAGTCACTCGGCTCGACACAGATAAG GGAGTGGAGGATTCAGTGTTTGGACGGCAGATCAATCGTGTTATTTCACATCCTACACTTCCGTTGACCATAACAGCCCACGAAGATCGACATATCCGCTTTTACGACAACAACACAGGGAAGCTCGCACACGCAATGGTTGCTCACTTGGACGCTGTCACTTGTTTGGCCGTCGATCCAAATGGGCTTTACCTACTCTCCGGAA GTCACGACTGTAGCATTCGACTTTGGAATTTGGAGAACAAGACATGCGTTCAAGAGATCACGTCGCACCGTAAAAAGTTTGACGAGTCTATTTTCGACGTTGCTTTCCATCCGAGCAAGCCGTTCATAGCCTCGGCTGGAGCCGACGCCCTGGCCAAAGTCTTTGTTTAG
- the LOC124192419 gene encoding protein cornichon homolog 4-like, with protein MSDTLMFAFCLFDTGALLFLLVYYIITLSDLECDYLNAQQCCSNLNIWILPRIIAHLITVILLSFTGHWWIVLTSLPVTLWLIYEWFSVPKGNMGVYDPTEIYNRGQLKRHMRDCMIGLGYYLIMFFVYLYCMILSMLAGDPRHKEDPSMINDLNP; from the exons ATGTCAGACACCTTGATGTTTGCGTTTTGCCTATTCGACACCGGGGCACTTTTATTTCTACTTGTTTATTAC ATTATTACCTTATCAGATCTGGAATGTGATTATCTAAATGCACAACAATGCTGCTCGAATCTCAATATA TGGATTTTACCAAGAATAATAGCCCATCTTATCACTGTTATCCTGTTATCATTCACTGGGCACTGGTGGATTGTTCTCACGTCACTTCCTGTAACACTATGGCTTATTTACGA GTGGTTTTCTGTTCCAAAGGGAAATATGGGTGTTTATGACCCAACAGAAATCTATAATAGAGGTCAATTGAAAAGACATATGAGGGATTGCATGATTGGTTTAGGATACTACCTTATAATGTTTTTCGTCTATTTGTACTG CATGATTCTTTCAATGCTAGCTGGTGATCCAAGACACAAAGAAGACCCATCTATGATTAATGATCTCAACCCGTAA